The DNA sequence GCGAGCTGCTGCTTCAAGATATTTCCCGCCCATAATAGCAATACCAAGACAAGCACCAATTGCTCCTAAACCAATAATTAAACCACAAGCTAAAGCTATAAATGAAAGGTCAGTCATAATATAATTCCTATAAAAATTAATTTTTAATAAAAGTATAAATTAGAATTAAAAAATTTTTTAATTTAATTTAATAATTTATTTTTTAAATTTAATGACGTTCATGTGCTTGACCAATATAAACTAATGTTAACATCATAAAAATAAAAGCTTGTAATAATACAATTAGAATATGAAATATAGTCCATATTGAACCTATAATTACATGACCAATAAAACCAAAAACAGTTGAAATTGATCCTAATAATGCTATTAATAAAAATAGCAATTCTCCGGCGTACATATTTCCAAATAAACGCATACCTAATGAAATTGTTTTTGCTAAAAATTCAATTACATTAAGCAATAAATTAAATGGTGCTAACCATATACCAAATGGAACTGAAAATATCTCATAAATAAACCCAAAAAATCCTTTAATTTTAATACTATAATATAAAATTAATATCAGTATTCCAAGGGAGATACCTAAAGTACCATTTAAATCAGCAGTTGGCACAATATGATGATAAGGAAATAGTTTTTCTAATCCAAATAATTTAAATATATATGAAAATAGGTCTACTGGAATAAAATCCAGTGAGTTCATAAGCGTTATCCATATAAAAATTGTTAATGCTAATGGAGAAATGAATTTACGATTATTACTATTATGTATGATGGATTTGGATTGATCTTCAATCATTTCTATGATCATTTCAATAAATGCTTGAAATCTAGAAGGAATATCAGAAGTCGCCTTATTTGCAATAATATACATAATTAAACAACCAAACACGCCGGTAAATATAGACCAAAAAATAGTATCTATATTAAATATTGAAAAATCAATAATTTTTTTTTGATATGCTGTAGATAAATGATTAAGATGATGAGCAATATATTCTGATGCAATTCGAGCGTCAAGTAAAACTGCAGACATGATTGTAGTATTTAATAACTAGTGAATAAAATGGATATTAAAATAAATTAAATTTATTTAAAGATATAAATATTATTATAAATACTTTAAAATTTACAATATAAAATTATAAATGTTTAGTTCAACGGTAGTCAAATACTAAATAATAATTTTAATTATTTTAATGTTTTTTTAAATATTTCTGATAATTTTACTGGATTAGCTTTATTATTGCTAAGTTTTATAGCTTTTCCAATTAATGCATTAATTGCTTGTTTTTTACCAGAATAAAATTCTTGAATTAATTTAGAATTGGTTGATAATACAGTATCAACAATTTTTTTTAAAATAGAAGAATCAGAAATTTGATATAATTTATTAGTTTTAATAATATGATCCACAATACTAGAATCTAAAGATTTTTTTTGGTATATAATAAAAAATATATCTTTTGCAATTTTATTTGAAATTGTTCCATCAAAAATTCTTTTTAGTAATAAAGAAAATTGTATTGGAGTAATTGGTAAATCATTAATATCATTATTTTGATTAATTTTAGGTATAATTTCTTTTATTAACCATTTAATGATTAATTTAATTTTAGAGATACCAATATTAATGATTGAATTTTCAAAAAAATATGCTATTTTTTTTGATTGCGTTAATTTTATAGCATCAAATTCGGATAAATTATAATTAGTAATTATACGTTTACGTATGACGTCAGGTAATTCTGGCATTATAGATTTTATGTATTGTATCCATTTAGTTGAAATAAATAACGGAGGTAAATCTGGATCTGGAAAATAGCGATAATCTTTTGAATTTTCTTTTTTTCTCATTGAGATTGTTTTTTTAATATTAGGATCATATCTACGAGTTTCTTGTATAATATTATTATTATTTTCAAGTAATTTAATTTGACGATTTATTTCATAATTAATAGCATCTTCCATGAAACGAAATGAATTCAAATTTTTAATTTCATTACGTATACCATATTTATTTTTATTAACTTTTTTAATAGATATATTAACATCACATCGAAATGATCCATTTTGCATATTTCCATCACAAATTCCTAACCACATAACTAGTGAATGTAAACTTTTAGCGCAAGCTACTGCTTCTTGAGCGCTACGCATACTAGGTTCAGTAATAATTTCTAATAAAGGTATTCCGGCACGATTAAAGTCAATGCCAGTTTTATCAAAATAATTTTTATGTAGTAATTTTCCAGCATCTTCCTCTAGATGAGCTTGAATAATTTTTGCAGAACTCCATTTTACTTTTTGTTTTTTTTCTATAGGAAAGAGGATGCTTCCTTCTTTAATTAATGGTAATTCAAGTTGACTTATTTGATAACCTTTGGATAAATCTGGATAAAAATAATTTTTACGAACAAATATTGAATATGAAGATATTTTTGCATTAACTGCTAATCCGAATTGAATAGCATACTCCACTGCTTTTTTATTAAGTACCGGTAAAGTACCCGGTAATGCTAAATCAAATGGATTAATTTGAGTGTTTGCATTTGCACCAAAACAAACTGGTGATTCGCTAAAAATTTTAGATTTAGTTAGTAGTTGTGTGTGTATTTCAAGACCAATTATAACCTCCCATTGCATATTTTTTCCTTATTATTTTAAGATTAAAATTTTCAAATTATATATATTTTAATATTTTTAAAAGTGCTTATAAAGCACTCTTATAGTTTCGGAGTTTTAAGATGCCAGTCGGTAATATTTTGATATTGATGAGCTATATATAATAATTGTGCTTCTTTAAAATAATTACCAATTATTTGTAATCCAATTGGTCGATTAATATTTTTGGGATTTTTACTAAATCCACATGGAATAGACATCCCTGGTAATCCAGCTAAACTCGTTGATAGTGTAAAAATATCAGATAAATAATTAATGACCGGATCTCTCTTATCCCCAATATTCCAGGCAACTGTTGGTGATACTGGTCCCATAATAACATCACAACAACTATTTGGTCCGGTTAATATTTTTTGAAAATCTTCTGAAATTAATCTTCGAATACGTTGAGCTTGTAAATAGTAAGTATTATAACAATCGTGTGATAATACATGTGAACCTATTAGAATACGTCTCTTTACTTCCTCTCCGAATCCTTCTGTGCGAGATTTTTTGTACATATCTATTAAATTTTTATAATTTTTAGAACGATAACCATATCGAACTCCATCAAAACGGCTTAAATTAGATGCAGCTTCAGCAGGCGCAATAACATAATAAACAGGAATAGAGAGATTTGTTTTTGGCATAGAAATATCTACTAATTTAGCGCCAAGTTTTTCAAATTCTTTTAATGCGGAACATATTCCATATTGTACATCGGATTCTAAATCTACATTAAAAAATTCACGAGGCATACCAATTCGCAGTCCTTTTATTCCTTTTGTATTTTTTCTTAATTTATAACTAAAATCTTCATCTTTTCTTTGTAAACTAGTTGAATCGCGTTTATCAAAACCTATCATAACATTTAAAAGCAATGCGCAATCTTCTGCAGTTTTAGCGATTGGTCCTGCTTGATCTAAAGAAGAGGCAAATGCTATCATACCGTAACGAGATATACTACCGTAAGTTGGTTTAATACCAGTTACACCGCATAATGAAGCAGGTTGTCTAATTGATCCCCCTGTATCACTTGCGGTAGTAGCTGGCGCCAATCTAGCTGCTACTGCCGCGGCGGATCCTCCGGATGAGCCACCTGGAACAGAAAAATAATCCCAAGGGTTTCTTACTGGACCAAAATATGAATTTTCGTTACTTGAACCCATTGCAAATTCATCGCAATTAAGTTTTCCAAGCATTACGGTGCCGGCTTTTTTTAAACGTTCTACTATATCGGCATTAAATGGACTAATGTAATTAGCTAACATTTTTGATCCAGCGGTAGTTTTCCAATGACGTGTAACAAATATATCTTTATGGGCTATTGGAATACCAGTTAATTGTGTTTTATTACCGGATATTAATTTTTTTTCAGCAATATTTGCTTGTATTAATGTTAATTCCTCATCAACATGGAGAAATGCATTTAGATTGCTGGTTTTAATACGATCTAAAAAAATTTTTGTTAGTTCAATTACAGAAATTTTTTTATTATTTAATAATAAAGATAATTCTTTAATAGTTTTGTTATACATGAATTTTTATTATTTTAATATGAATTAATAATTTAATAATTTTAAAAAATTTTTATTATTAAAAAATTTTAGGAACAATGTATAAACTATCATGTATTATTGGGGCAAGATTTTGATAATTTTTAAAATAGTTGTTATTTTTAATAGTGATATCTTTTCTTAAAAAAAGTATTTTTTCTTGGATTAATGAAATTGGGTAATAAAGTGGTTCAATATTAGTGGTATCAATATTTTTAATGGATTTAATTAAAGAAAATATATCATTAATTTTTTTAAGAATATCATAAATTTGATTTTTATCTATAGCTAGATAAGATAAATTGGCAATAGATTCAATATCTAATAAGGTTAAAGACATAATGCAAATATAGTTAATAAAATATAGTTAAATAAAAATATTATTAATTATTATAATATATTATTATTTATTATAATATAAAAAATAAAGTAAAAGTATTTCAAGGTTTAAAAGCTTTTAAATAAATATATAAATTTTAATTTTTAAATATAATAAAATTATATCTTTAAACTTTATAAATTTTTAAAAAATATTAAAAATTTTATTTATTATTTAATTTAATAAAAAATATTATATAAAATATCTATTTTTATGTAAAGAAATATTCTAAAATGAATTATTTAAATTTATTTATTAATATTTTTTTAAGTTATTTCTTAAGAAATAATGCTCTTTTATATAATACATTTTTTTTACTACCAGTTAAATTTGATGCCAGTTCTATTGTTTGTTTTAACGTTAATATTTTTAATAATGATTTTAATATATTATCTATTTTTTTATTATTGTGTATATCATTTATATCATTTATATTATTTACTAGACATGTAGACTCAATTAATAAAACAAATTCACCTTTTTTATGATTATCTTTATTTAACCAATCAAAAGCATCTTTTAAAAAGCAGCGATGAATTTTTTCAAATTTTTTAGTTAATTCTTTCGCAAACACAATTTGTCTCATTGGACCAAATATTTTTAATAATTCATGGACTGTTTTAATAATCCGATGAGGCGCTTCATATAAAATAAGTGTTGATTTTATATTTATTAATGAAATTAGCATTTCTTTACGTTTTTTTTTTTTAATTGGCAAAAAACCTAAAAAATAAAAATTTTTATTTTTTAATCCACTAATACAGAAAGCGGTTATAACCGATGATACACCTGGAATTGGTAGAACTCTTAAACCAGCATTTTGTACAGCATTAATAATATAAGACCCAGGATCTGAAATAGTTGGGGTTCCACTATCGGAAACTAATGCGATACGTTCTTTATTTTTTAGTTTAGTAATTATGGTATTTGTTACTTTATATTCATTATATTTATGAGCAGAAAATAATATTTTGGATAAACCATATTGCATTATCAAATTATTAGTATTTCTAGTATCTTCACATGCTATTGAATCAACAATACTAAGCACGTATAAGGCTCGTAGTGTAATATCAAAAATATTTCCAATAGGAGTAGCTAAAACGTATAATGTAGAATTTGGATAATTTTGTAATTCAATTTTATTAAAAAACGAAATATCTATCATAAAAAATATATTAACTGAATGTTGATAATATCATATAAATATTTTATATAATAATGAATATATTATTTCATTTTATGGTGCGGATAAAGGGATTTGAACCCATACGCTTGATAGCACTAGACCCTAAATCTAGCGCGTCTACCAATTTCGCCATATCCGCAAAAATAAAATTAATAATCTTTAGAAAATTACATATTCGTGTTAATTTTTAATATAAATATTTTTCTTGAAAAATTTATTGAAATTTATAGAATATGTTAAATTATATTATTATATATTTATTGTTTTTACAAATTTTTAATTAAAGTATTATTACTGGAGCTATTTAAATATTAAATGGAATATCATTTATTTAAAAAAAAACGTGTATTAACAGGAGATCGTCCTACAGGTCCATTGCATATTGGTCATTATTCTGGATCGTTAAAAACTCGTATTGCATTACAGGATAAATATACTCAATTTATCATAATCGCTGATATACAAGCTTTAACAGATAATACCATTAATCCAATAAAAATTCGTAATGCAATTAATGAAGTTATGTTAGATTATTTAGCGGTAGGAATTGATCCGGTTAAGAATATAATTTTTATTCAATCCATGATTCCTCAGATTTTTGAATTAACTATACTTTATTTAAATTTAGTAAATATTTCTCGAATAGCACGGAATCCAACTATTAAAAGTGAAATACAACAAAAAAGATTTGAAAAATCAATACCAGCGGGTTTTTTTATTTATCCAATTAGTCAAGTAGCGGATATAACTATATTTGATGCAAATATTGTGCCAGTTGGAATTGATCAAGTACCAATGATTGAACAGGCATGTGAAATTGTTGATATATTTAATAATATTTACGGAAAGAATACTTTAATAAGGCCAAAGGCTTTATTATCAAAAAAGGGTAATCGTTTACCTGGAATAGATGGGCATTATAAAATGTCCAAATCTCTTAAAAATGGAATTTATTTATCTGATAGTCCCGATAAAATCGTTAAAAAAATAAAAAGCATGTACACTGATCCTAATCATTTACATATATCAGATCCAGGAAAAGTTGATGGAAATCCAGTATTTACATATTTAGATCAATTTGGAACCGATAAAAAAAAAATTGCTAAAATGAAAGCTCATTATATTCAAGGTGGACTTGGGGATATAACAGTAAAAAAATATTTAATTGAAGTTATGCAAGATTTTTTATTTCCAATCAGAATAAAAAGAAAACAGTTATCTAAAGATAAAAAATATATACAAGATATATTAAAAATTGGTTCAGAACAAGCCCAGGAAGAGGCGGAAAAAACATTAAAAAGAATAAAACATGCAATGAATATTGATTATTTTTAAATATTCAATATATAAAATATAAACTTAAAATATTTAAATATTAATAAAAAAATTTTATAAAATTATTTTAAATAATTTAATTATAAATTAGTTTTGTTATATTAAATATAACAAAACTAATATTTTTAAAAAATTTATAAATAATAAGACTTTGTAGTTATTTATAATTAGTAAAAATCTTTATTTAGTATAAATTTAAAAAATTTTTTTATTATATTTAAAAAAAATTTTTAACCTTGTTTTTCCAAATTTTGGTTTTAGGATTATGTTTGGACCCACCTTCAAGAATAGAATTTTCCAAGGAACGTAAAAGATTTTTTTGATATTCTGTTAATTGTACGGGAGTTTCTATAGTGACATGACAAAATAAATCTCCTGGAATTGAGGATCGTACATTTTTTATTCCCTTCCCACGTAGACGAAAAATTTTACCAGATTGCGTTCCTTCTGGAATTAAAAAAAAAGCCTTACCATTAAGAGTAGGAGCTTCAACCTCTCCCCCAAGCGCCGCTCTTGAAAATGAAATTGGCATTTCATAATGAAGATCATCACCATCTCGTTCAAATACTTTGTGTGGTTTAATATGAATTTCAATATAAAGATTTCCATTTGACCCACCACTCAAACCAGGTTCACCGTTTCCAGGGGAACGAATACGCATATTATTTTCTATCCCAGCTGGAATTTTAACTTCTAATGTTTTATTACGTTTTATGCGACCAATTCCCTTGCAAGATAAACATGGGTGAGAAATAACTTTTCCTGATCCTTGACATTTTGGGCAAGTTTGCTGAATACTAAAAAATCCTTGCTGCATTCTTACTTGACCTTGTCCTGAGCACGTAAAACAGGAAGTAGGTGAAGTTCCTTTTTTAGTTCCATTACCATGGCAAGATTCACATATATCCCATGATGGAACGCGGATAGAAGTATTAAAACCATGAGCGGCTTGTTCTAAAGTAATTTCAAGATTATAACGTAAATCTTTTCCATGTGAACCTTTTTTTTTGTTATCACTACTACGATTAGAACCAAAAATATCCCCAAAAATATCTCCAAATGCATCAGCAAAACTACTTGCTTCTGCAGAAGAACCGCCTCCGCTCATATTTGGATCAATACCCGCATGTCCATATTGATCATAAATTATACGTTTTTCAGAATCCGATAATATTTCATATGCCTCTTTGATTTCTTTAAATTTTTCTTCAGCATTTTTATTATTAGGATTTCTATCTGGATGATATTTCATGGCTAATTTTCTATAAGCCCTTTTAATTTCATTCTCAGAAGCATTTTTTTTTAAATTTAATATTTCATAAAAATCACGTTTTGCCATATTTTTCACAAATCCCAATAATTATTTATTGTTTTAAATTATTTAAAATAGAATGTATTTATGTATTTAAATTTAAATACCAAAATGACCTTTTTGTCATTTTGGTAATTTTATATAAAATAAATGAAAGAATATAAAATATTATTTTACATAAAACATTATTTTATTTCTTTAAAGTCAGCATCAACAACATTTTCATTTTTTGTATTATTTTTATTGCCATTATTATCATTATTGGGTGTTGCGGTATTTTTTTGTGTGTCTGTATATTTTTTTTCATTTAATTTTTGAGAGACAGATAATAATGCGGTAGATTTAGAATCAATAACAGACTTATCATTATTTTTTAACGCTTTTTCAAGTTCATCAATAGCTATTTTAATTTTTTCTTTTTCTGATTCAGTTAACTTATTACCATATTCACTTAAAGATTTTTTTGTTGAATGAATAAGTGATTCCCCATGATTTCGTGATTCAACTAATTCCCTTAAGCGTTTATCTTCTTCTGCATTAGCTTCTGCGCTTTGCACCATTTTTTGTATTTCTTCTTCAGTTAAACCGGAATTAGCTTTAATTGTAATTTTATTTTCTTTACCAGTCATTTTATCTTTAGCGGTAACATGCAAAATACCATTTGCATCTATATCAAATGTTACTTCAATTTGTGGCGTACCACGTGATGCTGGAGGAATGCCTTCTAAATTAAATTCTCCTAAAATTTTATTTCCAGAGGCCATTTCTCTTTCACCTTGATATACTTTTACTGTTACAGCCGGTTGATTATCTTCGGCGGTAGAAAAAACTTGACTAAATTTTGTTGGAATTGTGGTATTTTTTTTAATCATTTTAGTCATTATACCGCCCATG is a window from the Candidatus Profftella armatura (Diaphorina cf. continua) genome containing:
- the atpB gene encoding F0F1 ATP synthase subunit A; the protein is MSAVLLDARIASEYIAHHLNHLSTAYQKKIIDFSIFNIDTIFWSIFTGVFGCLIMYIIANKATSDIPSRFQAFIEMIIEMIEDQSKSIIHNSNNRKFISPLALTIFIWITLMNSLDFIPVDLFSYIFKLFGLEKLFPYHHIVPTADLNGTLGISLGILILILYYSIKIKGFFGFIYEIFSVPFGIWLAPFNLLLNVIEFLAKTISLGMRLFGNMYAGELLFLLIALLGSISTVFGFIGHVIIGSIWTIFHILIVLLQAFIFMMLTLVYIGQAHERH
- the gatB gene encoding Asp-tRNA(Asn)/Glu-tRNA(Gln) amidotransferase subunit GatB; translated protein: MQWEVIIGLEIHTQLLTKSKIFSESPVCFGANANTQINPFDLALPGTLPVLNKKAVEYAIQFGLAVNAKISSYSIFVRKNYFYPDLSKGYQISQLELPLIKEGSILFPIEKKQKVKWSSAKIIQAHLEEDAGKLLHKNYFDKTGIDFNRAGIPLLEIITEPSMRSAQEAVACAKSLHSLVMWLGICDGNMQNGSFRCDVNISIKKVNKNKYGIRNEIKNLNSFRFMEDAINYEINRQIKLLENNNNIIQETRRYDPNIKKTISMRKKENSKDYRYFPDPDLPPLFISTKWIQYIKSIMPELPDVIRKRIITNYNLSEFDAIKLTQSKKIAYFFENSIINIGISKIKLIIKWLIKEIIPKINQNNDINDLPITPIQFSLLLKRIFDGTISNKIAKDIFFIIYQKKSLDSSIVDHIIKTNKLYQISDSSILKKIVDTVLSTNSKLIQEFYSGKKQAINALIGKAIKLSNNKANPVKLSEIFKKTLK
- the gatA gene encoding Asp-tRNA(Asn)/Glu-tRNA(Gln) amidotransferase subunit GatA, with the protein product MYNKTIKELSLLLNNKKISVIELTKIFLDRIKTSNLNAFLHVDEELTLIQANIAEKKLISGNKTQLTGIPIAHKDIFVTRHWKTTAGSKMLANYISPFNADIVERLKKAGTVMLGKLNCDEFAMGSSNENSYFGPVRNPWDYFSVPGGSSGGSAAAVAARLAPATTASDTGGSIRQPASLCGVTGIKPTYGSISRYGMIAFASSLDQAGPIAKTAEDCALLLNVMIGFDKRDSTSLQRKDEDFSYKLRKNTKGIKGLRIGMPREFFNVDLESDVQYGICSALKEFEKLGAKLVDISMPKTNLSIPVYYVIAPAEAASNLSRFDGVRYGYRSKNYKNLIDMYKKSRTEGFGEEVKRRILIGSHVLSHDCYNTYYLQAQRIRRLISEDFQKILTGPNSCCDVIMGPVSPTVAWNIGDKRDPVINYLSDIFTLSTSLAGLPGMSIPCGFSKNPKNINRPIGLQIIGNYFKEAQLLYIAHQYQNITDWHLKTPKL
- the gatC gene encoding Asp-tRNA(Asn)/Glu-tRNA(Gln) amidotransferase subunit GatC, yielding MSLTLLDIESIANLSYLAIDKNQIYDILKKINDIFSLIKSIKNIDTTNIEPLYYPISLIQEKILFLRKDITIKNNNYFKNYQNLAPIIHDSLYIVPKIF
- the rsmI gene encoding 16S rRNA (cytidine(1402)-2'-O)-methyltransferase; translated protein: MIDISFFNKIELQNYPNSTLYVLATPIGNIFDITLRALYVLSIVDSIACEDTRNTNNLIMQYGLSKILFSAHKYNEYKVTNTIITKLKNKERIALVSDSGTPTISDPGSYIINAVQNAGLRVLPIPGVSSVITAFCISGLKNKNFYFLGFLPIKKKKRKEMLISLINIKSTLILYEAPHRIIKTVHELLKIFGPMRQIVFAKELTKKFEKIHRCFLKDAFDWLNKDNHKKGEFVLLIESTCLVNNINDINDIHNNKKIDNILKSLLKILTLKQTIELASNLTGSKKNVLYKRALFLKK
- the trpS gene encoding tryptophan--tRNA ligase, yielding MEYHLFKKKRVLTGDRPTGPLHIGHYSGSLKTRIALQDKYTQFIIIADIQALTDNTINPIKIRNAINEVMLDYLAVGIDPVKNIIFIQSMIPQIFELTILYLNLVNISRIARNPTIKSEIQQKRFEKSIPAGFFIYPISQVADITIFDANIVPVGIDQVPMIEQACEIVDIFNNIYGKNTLIRPKALLSKKGNRLPGIDGHYKMSKSLKNGIYLSDSPDKIVKKIKSMYTDPNHLHISDPGKVDGNPVFTYLDQFGTDKKKIAKMKAHYIQGGLGDITVKKYLIEVMQDFLFPIRIKRKQLSKDKKYIQDILKIGSEQAQEEAEKTLKRIKHAMNIDYF
- the dnaJ gene encoding molecular chaperone DnaJ, with protein sequence MAKRDFYEILNLKKNASENEIKRAYRKLAMKYHPDRNPNNKNAEEKFKEIKEAYEILSDSEKRIIYDQYGHAGIDPNMSGGGSSAEASSFADAFGDIFGDIFGSNRSSDNKKKGSHGKDLRYNLEITLEQAAHGFNTSIRVPSWDICESCHGNGTKKGTSPTSCFTCSGQGQVRMQQGFFSIQQTCPKCQGSGKVISHPCLSCKGIGRIKRNKTLEVKIPAGIENNMRIRSPGNGEPGLSGGSNGNLYIEIHIKPHKVFERDGDDLHYEMPISFSRAALGGEVEAPTLNGKAFFLIPEGTQSGKIFRLRGKGIKNVRSSIPGDLFCHVTIETPVQLTEYQKNLLRSLENSILEGGSKHNPKTKIWKNKVKNFF